The Cetobacterium ceti sequence AGAAGGAGGAAAAATGAAAGAACTAGAACTTGAAGATGGAGATATGACTTTCAATATTTTAAAAGATTTATCAGCATTTGAAAATAAATTAATAAACTCTTTAAAAGTTTTCAGTGTTGAAACTTTTTGGGATGTTAACAAAGGGCTTAGCTTTGACGTTATAAGCTCTAAACAAGCTAATTATAAACTACAACATATTAAATCTAAAATTCAAGAATGGTTTGGAAATGAACTTGAATATTTTGAAATAAAAAAAGAAAAAATAGAAGGAAGTATTTTATATGTAAAAATGAAATACATCCACAAATTTTATAAAGAGGATAAGGAAAGAGAGGTGCTTTTTAATGCCTAGTAAAAAAGGATTCCAGGGCTTGATGGATATGGCTATAAATCGAGCTTGTCTAAATTTTGGGAAAGATTTTAATACCTCAGATGATGGAAACTGGTATAAAATAACATCTCCTATAATTGTTATTTGTTCTTATTTAGAAGATAGGATTATAGCAAGAGAAATGGCAGCTAATATTTATACTGCTGCTGGAGAAGATTTAGATAATCTTATTACTAATGATTTATTTTACAGAAATAAAGGAAACTTTGCAGAGGGTTT is a genomic window containing:
- a CDS encoding baseplate J/gp47 family protein, producing MPSKKGFQGLMDMAINRACLNFGKDFNTSDDGNWYKITSPIIVICSYLEDRIIAREMAANIYTAAGEDLDNLITNDLFYRNKGNFAEGLCNITGENDTYIPVGSITILGKNNKYYKNVEPGIIKNKTLKIKFKALEMGTSYNLL